Below is a genomic region from Bradyrhizobium manausense.
GCTCGCGCCGGTCAATCTCAACATCGTCTGCTTCCGCTACCGCGCCGGCGACGCGGTCAATCGCGAGATCGTCGCCGACATCCAGGAGTCCGGTATTGCCGCGCCGTCGGGCACGACGCTGGACGGCAAATTCGCGATCCGTGCCGCGATCGTCAATCATCGCACGGCGGAGGCGGATATCGATGCGCTGGTGTCGGCCGTGATCAGGTTCGGTGCGGAGCGGACCGGCGGATTGATCGAGGTCGAAGCGCCGCCGCTTGTGACGGCGTGAAATGTCATTGGCTGAAACGACAACGGCCCCGGAGATGATCCGGGGCCGTTGTCGTTGAGACGGGAGCGCTGATCAGGCAGCCGTGCTCACGTCGGTCTTGTCCGCCTCATTCTTGGGATGAGTGGCCTCGAACTGCTCACGCAGCTTGTCTTCGTAGGCAATCAGCTTGCGGGCATCCTTGAGGGCCCGGTAGAGATCGCCGCTCATGATGTTGTTGTTGACGCTTTCGATGATCGGCCAGGCGCTGGGCACCGCGGTGATGATGTCACGCACCAGGTTGAAGTAGGTGCCGTGCTGGCTCTGCGGATCCGGCGAGATGTACATCAGCTGGACCGCCAGATAGACGAGCTTGGCGGGCGTATCCGCGGTCTCGGGCGTGAGGATGTCGCGCTCGCGCAGGATCGGCACGTTCTCGCCGTCGATCAGAAGGCGGGCGCGCTGGTCGGTATTGGTAATGACGCAGTTGCCGACGATGATGCGTTCGTGCGGCCTGAGCTCGACCTTGAGGGCCATTGCCTGTTCTCCATCAACGCTTTCGTAACCCAAGCGCGTGTTGTGGCGGGTCAGGGTGCAATACTCCATCAACATTAGTTAACGAGTTGTGAATCCGGGCCGTCGGCGCGGAAAAGCCCAGTAATTTCAATGTTGAAAGCGGCGGGCGGCGCTGCGCC
It encodes:
- the flbT gene encoding flagellar biosynthesis repressor FlbT, with the translated sequence MALKVELRPHERIIVGNCVITNTDQRARLLIDGENVPILRERDILTPETADTPAKLVYLAVQLMYISPDPQSQHGTYFNLVRDIITAVPSAWPIIESVNNNIMSGDLYRALKDARKLIAYEDKLREQFEATHPKNEADKTDVSTAA